The Nitrospira sp. KM1 genome includes a window with the following:
- a CDS encoding hydrogen peroxide-inducible genes activator, with protein MTLTVLRYIVAVAQERHFGRAAERCFISQPALSLAIQKLEEELNASLFERKKSEVTLTPLGEQIVQQAQRVLEEAEQITLIAAQGKNQLVGRLRLGAISTVGPYILPDLVTALHKRAPQMPLEIEENLTANLTRMLKSGKLDVILIALPFEEPGIISEALYDEPFKMVVPVTHPWAKRSEVDARELSGQDVLLPHAGHCFRQQVLDSCPDLSRSDAEGIQGNSLETIRQMVISGLGITVMPTSALTAKYQHKRLVAVPFIKPVPQRRIGLAWRRGFTRPAALEVIRHAMRTLKIPALTPISSS; from the coding sequence ATGACACTCACGGTGCTTCGCTACATCGTGGCAGTCGCGCAAGAACGCCATTTCGGCCGAGCGGCCGAGCGATGCTTCATCAGCCAGCCGGCCCTCAGTCTGGCGATTCAAAAACTGGAAGAAGAATTGAATGCCTCGCTTTTCGAACGTAAGAAAAGTGAGGTGACGCTCACCCCACTGGGTGAACAGATCGTCCAACAAGCCCAGCGTGTTCTGGAGGAAGCGGAGCAGATCACTCTGATTGCCGCACAAGGAAAGAATCAGCTGGTGGGCCGGCTCCGTCTGGGAGCGATATCGACCGTCGGCCCGTACATCCTGCCGGACCTCGTGACCGCCCTGCACAAGCGGGCGCCACAGATGCCGCTCGAAATCGAAGAGAATTTGACTGCCAATTTGACCCGCATGCTGAAAAGCGGAAAACTGGACGTCATCCTCATCGCGCTTCCCTTCGAAGAGCCGGGCATCATCTCGGAAGCGCTCTACGACGAACCTTTTAAAATGGTTGTTCCCGTCACCCACCCATGGGCGAAACGCTCCGAAGTGGATGCCAGAGAATTGTCCGGACAGGACGTCCTTCTGCCGCATGCCGGCCATTGCTTCCGTCAACAGGTCCTGGATAGCTGCCCGGATCTAAGCCGATCAGACGCAGAAGGCATTCAGGGCAACTCTCTTGAAACCATCCGGCAGATGGTGATTTCTGGATTAGGCATTACGGTGATGCCGACCAGCGCGCTGACGGCCAAATATCAGCACAAACGTCTTGTCGCCGTCCCTTTCATCAAGCCCGTCCCTCAGCGTCGGATCGGACTGGCCTGGCGAAGAGGATTCACACGTCCTGCTGCGCTGGAGGTCATCCGTCATGCCATGAGGACGTTGAAGATCCCGGCTCTGACGCCCATCTCATCCTCATAA
- a CDS encoding ribonuclease H-like domain-containing protein: MIESSFCLLPGIGRTTERRLWRQGIRSWNDFLGTPSIAGISATRKTLWDKKLLEAHYHRTRENARYFGVTLPGNEHWRLYEWLRSRTLFLDIETDSSGRITVVGLYGRGRCLSLVRGESLTRRRLCDELTEYGLLVTFNGASFDLPMLLNQFPTLPLDQPHIDLCRLARRLGYRGGLKAVERQCSIQRRTDLQGLSGHDAVCLWNRWRYGGDSLARERVVAYNEADCVNLQPLADRMYCEMARVLTGSA; encoded by the coding sequence ATGATTGAATCGTCATTTTGTCTGCTTCCAGGAATCGGCCGCACGACAGAACGACGATTGTGGCGGCAAGGCATCCGTTCGTGGAATGATTTTCTTGGCACTCCGTCCATTGCGGGAATCAGCGCGACCCGCAAAACGTTATGGGACAAGAAGCTGCTGGAGGCTCACTACCATCGGACACGGGAAAACGCGAGGTATTTCGGCGTCACACTTCCAGGAAACGAACATTGGCGGCTCTACGAGTGGCTGCGATCCAGAACACTCTTTCTCGACATCGAAACCGACTCGTCGGGCCGCATCACCGTCGTGGGGTTGTATGGCCGCGGACGCTGCCTCTCGTTGGTTCGCGGGGAATCACTGACGCGACGCCGACTGTGCGACGAATTAACCGAGTACGGTCTGCTGGTGACCTTCAATGGAGCGAGCTTCGATCTCCCGATGTTGCTGAATCAATTCCCTACCCTGCCGCTGGATCAGCCACACATCGATCTCTGCCGGCTCGCCCGGCGGCTGGGATATCGCGGAGGGCTCAAAGCGGTTGAACGCCAATGCTCCATACAACGCAGGACCGATCTGCAAGGGCTGTCCGGACATGATGCCGTCTGTCTGTGGAACCGCTGGCGCTATGGCGGAGATTCCCTGGCACGGGAGCGCGTGGTGGCTTACAACGAAGCAGATTGCGTCAATCTGCAGCCTTTAGCCGATCGGATGTATTGTGAGATGGCGCGCGTCCTGACCGGAAGCGCCTGA
- a CDS encoding alpha/beta fold hydrolase — MSIVHVNGIPLNYRESGNGNGPTIVFAPSLIWSSDVYDELLGPLKDDFHIVALELHGHGQSGYRLDMTLEGITEEFSLLLKQLNLQRPAWLGCSIGGMIGMRLALAHPDVLDSLILVATSARPDPSQIKGATLHLWKMFRDGHRGDIADPALKLLFAARTFKECPDLIARCRGELIRTKDAAGMFAAALATINRTDISGEIHKIKTRTLVITGREDPAATPAQADFIETQIPGAEMAIIDDAGHMVALEKPGEVAKLVQGFLAKSQS, encoded by the coding sequence ATGTCGATCGTCCACGTCAACGGCATCCCTCTCAACTATCGGGAGTCCGGCAACGGCAACGGCCCGACGATCGTGTTCGCGCCTTCACTTATCTGGAGCAGCGACGTGTACGATGAGTTGTTGGGTCCGCTCAAGGACGATTTTCATATCGTGGCATTGGAACTCCATGGCCACGGGCAAAGCGGATACAGGCTGGACATGACCTTGGAGGGCATCACCGAAGAATTCTCTCTTTTGCTGAAGCAACTGAACTTGCAGCGCCCTGCCTGGTTGGGCTGCTCGATCGGCGGAATGATCGGCATGCGTCTGGCCCTCGCGCATCCCGACGTCCTCGATTCGCTCATCCTTGTGGCAACGAGTGCGCGGCCGGACCCTTCTCAGATCAAAGGGGCGACCCTGCATCTGTGGAAAATGTTTCGCGACGGGCATCGCGGAGATATCGCAGACCCCGCGCTGAAACTCCTCTTCGCCGCACGCACGTTTAAAGAATGTCCTGATTTGATTGCCCGGTGCAGAGGCGAGCTGATCCGTACAAAAGATGCAGCAGGAATGTTCGCCGCGGCACTGGCAACCATCAATCGAACGGATATCAGCGGAGAGATCCACAAGATCAAGACACGGACGCTCGTCATCACAGGCCGTGAAGACCCTGCGGCAACGCCCGCTCAAGCGGACTTCATCGAGACACAGATTCCAGGTGCGGAGATGGCGATTATCGATGACGCCGGTCACATGGTCGCACTGGAAAAGCCCGGGGAAGTTGCCAAGTTGGTTCAGGGTTTTCTCGCAAAATCACAGTCATAA
- a CDS encoding gluconokinase has protein sequence MALKPQVIILIGVSGSGKTTIGFRLSRVLGWEFQDADDLHSADNLDKLTRGRALTDEDRRLWLKAIRQVIIGWVKQGRNGVLACSALKAGYRKTMIEGAADHVRFIYLKGDFALIEKRLALRRGHFMNRNLLASQFETLEEPVDAVTVDADHTPDEIVAHIRSNLSL, from the coding sequence ATGGCTTTGAAACCTCAAGTCATTATCTTGATTGGCGTATCCGGATCGGGAAAAACCACCATTGGATTTCGCTTGTCTCGCGTATTGGGCTGGGAGTTTCAAGATGCGGACGACTTACACTCTGCCGATAATCTGGACAAGTTGACACGTGGTCGAGCATTAACAGACGAGGATCGAAGGCTCTGGTTGAAGGCGATCAGGCAGGTGATCATCGGATGGGTGAAGCAGGGCCGGAACGGTGTCTTGGCCTGCTCGGCCTTGAAAGCCGGTTACCGGAAAACCATGATCGAGGGCGCAGCGGACCATGTCCGGTTCATCTATCTCAAAGGGGATTTTGCGCTCATTGAAAAACGATTGGCCCTGCGGAGAGGACATTTCATGAACCGCAACCTGCTGGCCAGTCAGTTTGAAACGCTTGAAGAGCCGGTCGACGCCGTCACCGTCGATGCCGATCATACGCCGGATGAGATCGTCGCACATATTCGATCGAACCTGAGTCTTTGA